A portion of the Candidatus Binatia bacterium genome contains these proteins:
- a CDS encoding Gfo/Idh/MocA family oxidoreductase, which translates to MNSEAKIPVGVVGVGYAGKHHAEKYALSPKARLMGVADIDAERARAVGAELGVAAMTDYHELFGRVRCVSIAVPTRLHHELAREFLAAGIDVLVEKPMTATLEEGARLVALAREKGLMLQVGHLERFNPAVRALESAVREPRFVECHRLAPFVERGTDVDVVLDLMIHDIDVIASLVRAPVARVEAVGVAVLTNEPDIANARITFANGCVANVTASRVSVKRERKIRFFQPDAYISIDYDQKRAQIYRRPEKGASWMDIRGETVEIQETDALADEIDSFLDSVQSRAGPLVSGEEGLRALEIASMISAKLRAAV; encoded by the coding sequence TTGAACAGCGAGGCAAAGATTCCGGTCGGCGTGGTCGGCGTCGGTTACGCGGGAAAACATCACGCGGAGAAATACGCCCTCTCGCCCAAGGCGAGACTCATGGGCGTGGCGGACATCGATGCGGAACGCGCGAGAGCGGTGGGCGCCGAGCTTGGCGTCGCGGCCATGACCGACTACCACGAGCTTTTCGGCCGGGTTCGCTGCGTGAGCATCGCCGTGCCGACGCGGCTGCATCACGAGCTCGCGCGGGAGTTTCTCGCCGCGGGCATCGACGTGCTCGTGGAAAAGCCGATGACGGCGACTTTGGAAGAGGGCGCGCGCCTCGTGGCTTTGGCGCGGGAAAAAGGATTGATGCTTCAGGTCGGGCACCTGGAAAGATTCAATCCGGCCGTCCGCGCCCTCGAATCCGCCGTCCGCGAGCCGAGATTCGTCGAGTGTCATCGTCTGGCGCCGTTCGTGGAGCGCGGCACCGACGTCGACGTGGTGTTGGATCTGATGATCCACGACATCGACGTCATCGCGAGTCTCGTGCGTGCGCCGGTCGCGCGCGTCGAGGCCGTCGGCGTCGCGGTGCTCACCAACGAGCCGGACATCGCCAACGCCAGGATCACTTTTGCGAACGGCTGCGTCGCCAACGTGACGGCGAGCCGCGTTTCGGTCAAACGCGAAAGAAAAATCCGCTTCTTCCAGCCCGACGCGTACATCTCCATCGACTACGATCAAAAGCGGGCGCAGATTTACCGCCGCCCCGAGAAGGGGGCGTCCTGGATGGATATCCGGGGCGAGACGGTCGAGATCCAAGAAACGGACGCTTTGGCGGACGAGATCGATTCTTTTCTGGATTCGGTCCAAAGCCGCGCCGGTCCGCTGGTCAGCGGCGAAGAGGGGCTGAGGGCCCTGGAGATCGCTTCGATGATCAGCGCAAAGTTGAGAGCCGCCGTCTGA